The following nucleotide sequence is from Chryseobacterium sp. CY350.
ATCTGCAAAAAGCATCTCCCACAAGGTTTTTGAAAGGTATCCTTTATCGGCAAACAATTTCCCAAACAGTTGCTTGGTCATCTTCTTAATGTGTGTCGGATTTCGATCATCCACATTTCCTTTTGTCACATAAAAAGATAAAAGTTCTCCCTTTTCATTGCATACCAAATGCAGTTTAAAACCGTAGAACCAACCCATTGAGGATTTTCCGCGTTCTGCTAAACCTTTGAAAACTTTATGATTATGTATTCTTTGGTTTCTGTAAACTTTCAAAGTTGTACTATCCATAAAGCTTATTCCTGTGCATTTTCCCAGACATTTTTCTTTTAAAAATAAGGCAAAAACAACAAAACATCTTTGTTGAAGTTCGATAAACCTATTGTAGGAAAGACTGTTTGGAAACAGATCTTTCCAATATCCACAAACTATTTCTTTGTAATAATGCTTAAACGTTTTGTGAGCTCCTAAATGAAAACCGATCATGATTGTGATAATTTCAGAATCAGACATTTTTGAATTTCTGTTCCTTCTCTTCTTGCTATCTCCTAACGCATCAAGCTTTAATTTTTTAATTTGCGCATCAAACTCTTTACAAAAATCATCAATTTGTACAAAAATATTTGTAATTTTGTCTTTCAAATTCATAGCAATAAATCGTTTAAATATTTGAATGTCAGAAACTTAAATATACGAATTATTGCTATTTTTTACAAATTATATTTCATTTTTTATCTCGAACTCAGGTTAAATTATCTGTTTCATCAATCTCTATCTTTGATTGTTTCGATAAAAAATTCCTTAACTTTGAAGTCAATTTTAGAAATAAATGGAGAATTTAGTTCAAGATACTACCGTTCAGAAACCAAAATGGATTCGTGTAAAACTTCCTACCGGGAAAAATTACAGAGAACTTCGAACCTTGGTTGATAAATATAAATTAAATACAATTTGCCAAAGTGGAAGTTGCCCAAATATGGGAGAATGTTGGGGTGAAGGAACCGCTACGTTCATGATTTTGGGAAATATCTGTACCAGAAGTTGTGGATTTTGCGGTGTAAAAACCGGAAAACCGATGGATGTGAATTGGGATGAGCCAGAAAAAGTGGCTCGTTCGATCAAATTAATGAAAATTAAACACGCAGTTTTGACTTCCGTTGACCGTGATGATTTGAAAGATATGGGCTCTATTCTTTGGGGCGAAACCGTAAACGCTGTAAGAAGAATTTCTCCAGGAACAACAATGGAAACGTTGATTCCCGATTTCCAGGGATTGACAAAACATCTCGACAGAATGGTTGATGTTGCTCCTGAAGTGATTTCTCACAATATGGAAACCGTAAAACGTCTGACAAGAGAAGTGAGAATTCAGGCAAAATATGAAAGAAGTCTTGAAGTTTTAAGATATTTAAAAGAAGCCGGACAAAACAGAACAAAAACCGGATTGATGCTTGGTCTTGGAGAAAATAAAGATGAGGTTTTTCAGACCATTGAAGATATCAAAAATGCAAACGTAGATGTCATTACGATGGGACAGTATTTGCAGCCGACTAAAAAACATCTTCCAGTAAAGAAATTTATAACTCCTGAAGAGTTTGATGAATTTGGTGATTTTGCAAGAAGCTTAGGTTTCAGACACGTTGAAAGTTCGCCTTTGGTTAGAAGTTCTTATCACGCAGAAAAACATATCCATTAAAAATATTATCGCTTCTTTTTGGGAGCGATTTTTTTGTAATATATTTTGAAGACATAATTATTATAAATGCGACATCTGATCAATAAAATTACGTGTTAACCACCCCGTCAAAAATTTCTCTGAAATTTTCGTCACCCCTCCAGAGGAGGGGAATTGTTACGCGTCAAATATTAGGATTCGACTTTGTTCAGGTGCTTTTTCTTAAAAGATGTTGGTGTTTCTCCGATGTGATTTTTAAATAACTTATTGAAGTAAGAAAGACTTTCAAAACCAACCTGAAAAGAAACTTCAGAAATACATAAATTCTGCAACAGCAACATTTTTGCCTGATTAATTCTGTAGTTATTAACAAAGTCTGTAAATGTCATATTGGTCTGTTTTTTAAAATATCGGCAAAATGCGGGAGTACTGAGACTTACCATTTCGGCAATTACATTGACGTTTGGATTTTTATCATAATTTTCGTTGATGTAATCGTAGATAGTTCCCATTCTGATTTTGTCGTTTAAAAACCATTTTACACGGGTATCTTCTTTATTCAGTTCTATTACTTCAGTTGATTGAGAAAGGATTTGCAATACTTCCATCAAGGCAATAAGCGATTTGAATGGATTTTTTTCTTTAATTAAATGAAGCTTTCTAGAAACATTTTTTTTTGTTTCTCCATAAAATGATAATCCGAGATAAGAGCGGTCTAAAAGCTTTTTTATATCATCAAATTCAGGAACAGGAAGAATCATTTCATCCAGAAAATTTTCTTTAAGCTGTAAAACGATCTGTTTGTATTCGGTCTTAATTCCATAGTCAAAATTTAGATGTGGCACATTTGAACCTACCAAGAGAAGGTCACTTTCCATAAAGCCGGAAATATCTTTTCCAACATGGCGAATTCCGCTTATTGCTTCTACATAAACCAATTCAATTTCCGGATGGTAATGCCAGAAAAAACGATGTTTCATAGAAGCTTCAAAAATTTTGAAAGATTTATCCTCTTCAAAATCGATGATTTCTTTCTGGATCTTCATAAGGCTCTATTTTGATTGATAATTATTGCAAATTTATTTAAAATTGTCAATACAGAGCAATAATTAATCATTTTAGAACAAATAAAACCCGTTATTTCTATCGAATTTTGCACTTTGAAATTGGATTAAGATGTTTGATAAAAGAATTTTGCCATTGGCAATCGGTGGCTTAGCGATAGGAACTACAGAATTTACGATTATGGGATTGCTTCCCGATATTGCAAAAACGCTGGAGATTACGATTCCGCAAGCAGGTCATTTAATTGCGGCTTATGCGATGGGAGTGGTAATTGGAGCGCCAATTTTGATCGGATATTCGGTGAAGTTTCCTCCAAAAAAAGTGTTGTTGGTTTTGATGGTGATTTTTACCATTTTCAATGCACTTTCGGCCATTGCTCCGGATTATAATTCTATGTTGATAATAAGATTTATGTCTGGTTTACCACACGGAGCATTTTTCGGAGTAGGAACTGTAGTTGCATCACGAATGGCAGGAAAAGGGAAGGAGGCACTGTATATTTCTTTAATGTTTACCGGATTGACGGTTGCCAATTTGGCGATGGTTCCTTTGGTTACGTACATCGGACATGCATTTCACTGGCGTTGGTATTTTGCTATTGTAGGTATACTTGGTCTGGCAACTTTATTGGCTTTAAAACTGTGGCTTCCCGCAATAGATAAAAAGGAAGACAGCCATTTTCTTGAGGAATTAAAATTTTTGAAAGGCAAACAATCTTGGTTGGTGTTAATGATTACAGCAATCGGTTTTGGTGGTTTATTTACCTGGTTCAGTTATATAACTCCTTTGATGACGGTTGTTTCAAAAGTTGAAAACAGTTATATGGCCTACGTAATGATTCTCGCCGGTGGCGGAATGGTGGTTGGGAATCTGGCAGGAGGTTTTCTTTCGGATAAAATGGGTCCGGAAAAGACTTGTGTACTATTGTTATTTTTGATGATGTGTTCTTTGTCCGGGGTATTTTTCCTTTCAGAATATCAAAGTATTTCTCTGATATTAACTTTTATCTGTGGAGCTCTGTCGATGTCGGTTGCCGCACCAATTAATATTATGATGATGAAAGCTGCACCTAAAAGTGAAATGATGGCGGCTGCTTTTATGCAGGCTGCATTTAATATAGCAAATGCGATGGGAGCTTTTCTGGGAGGAATTCCTCTAGAGTACGGTTTGCCTTACAATTACCCATCGCTGGTGGGCGTAGGGATGACAATAATTGGTTTGATCATCAGTATATTTTACTTTTATTTATACCGAGCTTCGAATAACGCTACCCAAAAAGATAATGTAGCAAATTGTATTACCTGTGATCAATAAATGAAAAGAGAAGCTATTGCTTCTCTTTTTTTATACTTCAACTTCGTTACCGTTATGGCACCAAAAAAGGGCGTTATAGAGATTTTCTTTAGGGAAGGATTTAAATTCTCCCGGCATTAGAACACTGAAAATATCAGTGAAATTCTGTACACCTTCTTTATCTGTTACAATGGCTGCTCTGTTCCATTTGGTAATGTTTTTTATTCCTAAAAACACGTCCTGAAGCCACGCTCCCATTGTAAAGTTGCTGAGATCGGTATCAAGATAAAGTAGATAATTGAGTTCATCAAACTCTTCTACCTTTTTCTTCACATAAGGAATCACAAGGTTTTCGAAATCTTCTTTTGTCACATCTCCGGTAGCGTTGAACGCAGCTACGTTTTCTGGCGCGTCATTAATAATTGATATCATATTAAGATTTTTTTGGTTTGGTATTCTGAGATGATCAATAATTAAACCATAAATCAATAAATAACCTTTGAAAGGCTCAATTATTGATGTCGAAGAGAAAACTGATTTGCATGGATTTGAAATCTAACGAACCTTTCTGGCTTTTAAAAAACGGATTGATCTCATCCTATCCTTCCCTGAAAACTGATGAGATATGTGATGTTCTCATCATCGGTGGCGGAATAACTGGCAGTTTAATTGCCCATCAAATGGTAAAAGACGGTTACAAAACGATATTGATCGATAAACGTGAAATATGCAACGGAAGTACCTCAGCGACAACCTCGATGTTACAGTACGAAATAGATATACCGCTGTACAGACTGATTGAAATGATAGGAGAAAAGGGCGCAGTAGAAAGCTACAAAGCCTGTTCAAAATCTATAGATACGATCGAAAAAATAGTGAAGGAAATAAAATCCCGGTCTGGTTTTAAAAGAAAACAGTCTCTTTACTTTGCAGCAAAAAAGAAAGATGTAAGGTGGCTTCAGAAAGAATACGAAGTAAGAAAGAAAAACGGCTTTGATGTCACTTGGATTGATCCTGACGAGATAGAAGAAAGATTCAGTTTTCAAAATACGCATGGTGCTATTTTATCGAAACAGGGTGCAAGCATCGATGCTTTCAAATTTTCACACGAACTTCTTAGGTTCAGTCTCAGTAAAGGTCTCAAAATTTTTGATAAAACAGAAATGAGATCGGTAAAATATCTTAAAGATCACAACTTGGCGCTCACCAAAGATGGTTTCAATATAAAAGCAAAGAAAATTATCTATTGTGTTGGTTATGAAAGTACTAACTTCATCAAAGAAAAATTTGTAAATCTCAAAAGCACTTTTGCAATGGTATCTGAGATCGATAAGCATACCTTTAAAAATATGGAGCAAACCTTAGTTTGGAATACAGACCATCCTTACGTATATATGCGGTCTACCGATGATGAGAGACTGTTGATCGGTGGAGGAGACGAAGATTTTGTTGATCCTGAAAAACGAGACTCGATGCTCGACAAGAAAGAAAAAGAAATTCTGAAAAATCTTAAAAGGATAAAACCCGATTATCATTTTTATACAGATTTTATCTGGGCAGGAACTTTCGGCGAAACAAAAGACGCGTTACCATATATCGGTGAGCACGAGAATTTTAAAAACTCATATTTTGTTTTGGGGTTTGGAGGAAACGGCATTACTTTTTCTGTGACAGGAATGGAAATGGCATCTGCGTATATGAAAAATAAAAAGCATAAACTCTCCGAATATTTTAAATTTGGCAGATAGTTTACTTTAAAATTCTAAATCAAAATGTTTCAAGATTCAGCATTTGCCGAATCTTGAAACAAAAAATAATAAACTAAGTATTTTCAATATTGACTTCGTTCTACAAACTGTAACCATTTTTTAAACCAATCTCAAGGATAGATTTCTCGATTGCTTTTCCTAAATCGTCTCCTTCAGCATTTCCACGCTTTTTTAATTCGGAGTCTATAAAACTTTGTCTTTGCTTGGCGAGGATTTCAATTTCTTTTTGAATTTTATCACGTTCTGCAGATTTTTGGCTGACAATTTTATTGATTTCTTCTTTGCTTTTACCTTTTAATTCAGAAGGTAACTCTTCTTCTCTTATAGACGAAATGTAACTTTTATCTTTTTCAGCTTTATCCACCAAATCCCAATGATCATTTTTGTAAGCATTTTTCTTAGACTTACTTACGGTACGTTCTACAGCAATGGAAGCAGATTGCATTTCAGCATTAGAATCCTGTGTTGTCTGTTTACTTTTCATTTCAGAACCACGGCTTCCGTAGGAGATGTAGGTGTCATTCAGCTGAGAATTAAACTGAGATATTTTCACATCATAAGGTGTTGCAATATCAATTACTTTTCGGTCGCTGTCGATGTTGAAAAATTTTCCGTCACCAAGACTTGCTCCGTTTTGCCAGAAAGTTTGAATTCCCTCATCCCGACTTCCGCAAAAAATGGTATTCGTATAAATATTTTTCGCTTTAGCTTTAGCAATCACATCTCTATAATTAATCTTTCCCTGGTCAAATGGTTCATTTCCAGCAATATAAATCAGTTTCATGCTCTTTTCGTTTCCGTCCCAATTCAGATTCGTTGATGCTTCACGAATCACAGCTCCGCAATATTCGTTTCCGCCATTGGTTCTGAGGGCAAAAAGTTTTTCTGAAACCAGATCTAAATCTTGAGTCAATGCCGTGACTTGTCGGATATAATTTTCATCTTTCAAACCGTCATTTCCGTATTCATATAGAGCAATTTCTATTTGTGGAGCTTGTCCGTTGTACTTTAAAGTGGTTAAAGTATTGACGATATTCCAAAGTCTTGATTTTGCCTGATCGATCAGTCCATCCATACTGTTTGAGGTATCCAAGAGCAACGCAACCTGTATTTTATTATCTTTTGAAACTGTAAATTGTGGTTCGGCAGCAATATTACCTTTCACCACTTCTCTGTCATGGGTTTTGTTGCTGCAACGGATGTCTGAGATTTTTCCTGCACTTAAAAAAGCTGCTACACTTGCGGTAAATGTTAAAAATTTGAGCGTATTCATAATGATTTTTTTAAGGATTAAATTTTAAAGAATTTCGTATTTTGTTTTGATGCTGTATTTCAGTTTTATGTTTTCAATATTATCAAAAGAATAATCTACAGTTGCATCGGCAGTTTCCATTTGTACATTCGCTAATCTGCTTTTGAAAGCCATAGGTAGTACAGAATCACTCATATAATCTTCTATTTCTACAATTTCCATCGGTGTTCCTGTTTTTTTATTAATGCTTTCCAACAGGTAATCTGCCTTTTCTTTGGCTGCTTTCAGAGCGTTTATCTTCACTGTTTTTCTGAAGTCTGCAATTTTTGTATTCTTGATTTCAGCAATATTCAGATTGATTACCCATTTTTGATTCAAATCTTCAAATATTTTACTCATATTAGTTTCTGCATTCACTTTAAACTGAAAACTCTTGGTAAATTTTTGTGTTTTAGAATAAATATTTTGATACATTGATTTGAATTTTATATCCTCATTCTTCACTCCATTGTTTTTCAAATTTTCAAATAAGAGTTTTTCATTTTCAGCAAGCTGATTTTTGTTGTCAGCTTTTATCCCGATGTTGAAGATGATTTCATCCGGTTCTACTTCCATTTCGGCAACTCCTGTCACCTCAATTACATTTTTTTTGATTTCCTGCGCATTTATCAGACTTCCTAAAGTAAATATTCCGATAAATAAAAAATGTTTCAATTTCATAATGTTTTGTTTTAAATTCTAAAGTAAAATTAGCTTGATTTTAAACTAAGAAAGAGGCAACTTGGTGAATTTGGCTTTTGACTTGGTGAAGGTTTACTTATTAGATTTAGGAATATTCAAATCTCTCATTTCACCATTCGGTGTTATCAAAATATAGGATTTGTTATCTCTGTTTTCACTTTTTTTCTCTTTGGTAATGAGTAATTTCACTTCATACATTACTTGAATTACAGGTTTTAAAATGGTGGGATTTATCACAAAATCAAATTCTTTATCTAAAACAGGTTGATAATATAATGTAGTAGATTTATTCGCCTGATTAATGTTGGCTAATCTCGACAAAGCTAAGGTTGAGCTATTGTGTGCTTCATAAGATTTGTACATTTCGGTTGGAAGTTTTATTTGAAATCCTTCGTTGATTGTTTTTTCGCTATTAGCAAAAGTTTCTCCAAGTAAAGATTCGTAGGATTTTACTTTTTCCTGAAGCGAAATTTTAGCTTTATTCGCCAATTCTTTTTTAATTAATTCAAGATTGTTTGCGAAATAATCAACCCTCACTAAATCATATATTTCATTTTTTGCTAAAATTTTGATTAATTCGTTGAGTTGAGAAGGGTCAGAAAACTTGACATGCAGATTTTTTTTGAGTTCAAAACCTGTCGGAACTTCGTTGTATGTTTTTTTGCTAAAAATCTTTTTTTCTACAGCATATTGATAAACCGGAACAAACGAGACCATATCAATATAAGTTTCAATTCCTTTATTAATTTTTATTTCGGTTATTGATGAATTTAGACGTTTGTCCATCAGTGAATTAACTTCTTCTGAGGTCTCTGCAACTTGTGTAAGGCTAAAAATAGCCACGTATTTATCTGCTGTTACGTTTGCCATTCCTTTGATGTTGATGACAATATTATTTGGTGTGGGAAGATTAATATTGATATTGTTTTCTGCGTAACGTACTTGGTTTTGATAATTTATATTCCCGGAAAACTGTGCAAAACTCAATTGAAATGCTAAAACCGATGCAAGACATAAAATATTTTTCATGATGATTAATTTTAAATTATGTTGCAAACTTAATCGCCAGAAAAGTCTTGAAACGGCAGATTTGGTAAACCACAGTTTTCACTTGGTGAACACAAAAAAAAAGACAACTCTGAAAGAATTGTCCTTAAATTTTTATATGAAAATAAATGTTTACGGGATAAAATAAACCTTTGAAATTTTCCCATCTTTAATTTCATAAATAGCAGAAGCAACTACTTTTTCACCCTTTTTCATCCCGGAAATACTTTCCTGATCTATGACGAAATTACCATTTACGATTCTGTTTTTAATTTCACAATGTAACTCGGGAAGGTCTTTAAACATACTCGAATAATCTTTTCGCATCGCTTCTTTTCCTTTGCTGATTAATTGATTGGGAAACATGTATAATTCAACATCTTCAGCATAAGGTTTTAAAAAAGCATCAATATTTCTGGCATTGTAGCCTTCAACTTGTTCCTGAACCAAAGCTTCAACAACAGTTTTCTTTTCTTGAGCAAATGAATGATTTATTGAAAAACAGATAAGTAGGAATAAACAAATTTTTGATTTCATGATTTTAAGTTTTAATATATTCAAAGTTAATCAATGAATTTAATTTGAAGAAGATTATATTCTCATTAAATACATTGTTTATTCAAAACTTCTCATATTTCTATAACGTATAAGGGCTTATTGTAGACTTGGTAAACCACAGTTTTCACTTGGTGAATAGTTTTTGGAAGAAGTATATATATGTATATCTTTGTTTTATGAATTTGATTCGGTTTTTTGCGTTTATTTTTATCCTTTTTGTGAATAGCATTTATTCGCAAAGTAAAGCAACGCAGGAAGTTGTTGCCGAAACTTCAAAACTTAGAAAAGCGGTAGATACTAAAAATGAAGCTGCTGAAGCCGAGTCGTACTACAATATTGGAGAGACTTTTTATAACAACGGCAACTTCCCGAAAAGTGAAGAGTATTTTATTAAATCTAAAAATATTTACGAGAAACTAAACGATAAACAAAATCTTGAAAAGGTAACGAGAAAGCTGGCGCAGTCGCAGGAAAATCAGAATAAACTCAAATCGGCACTTACCAATTATGAATCTGCTTCAAAAGTTGGCTATACCCAAAGCAGCAGAGCTATCAACTCTAATGATGTTTCCAGATTGGCAACACCTTCCGCAGCAAAAAAGACTGAGGCTATTCAGAATAATATAAAAATCAGCGAAAAAGATAATAACAAAGAAGATCTTGCGGCAAGCTACAGCCAAATGGCAGACGTTAATATAGAGCAGAATAACATTCCAAAAGCAGAAGAAAATCTTAATAATGCTTACAAAATATCTGTGAAAGAAGCTCCGCAACAAGCATTGGCAATCAATCAAAAACTCACTGATTTTTATATTGATAACAAAAATTTTGATAAAGCGATTGAAGCTAAAAAGGAAATATTAAAAGAAGATTTCGTTAAGGATAATTCTCAGAAAAAAGTAGAGCAAATTCAGGAACTTGCAGATATTTACATCAAAAAAAATGATCCTGAAGGAGCCATTGTTTTACTGAAAAATGCATACGATATCGCTCTCAACAAAGGTCATACTCTAGAAGCCCAAAAAAGCGTACAAAAACTAGACAGCCTGTATACAATCTCTGAAAATACCGAAGCTTCCGTACGATTGTACCGTGATTTTTTAGGTAAAATTCCCGATCTGGTTTCCAAAGACCGAAGTCTGGTAGACAATAAAATTCTGGAAGATACCGAACAGAGAATTTCGCAGCTGGAAAGGGAAAAAAAACTGAAAGATGAGCTTATCCGTAAGAAAAATATCTTTAATTACAGTTTAATATTTGCCGTTTTCGTTCTCGTAGGAATGATGTTTTTTATTATCAGGACATTAAAGAAAGTTCAGATTAAAAATAAAAAAATTGCACTTCAATCGTTGAGACGAGAAATGAATCCCCATTTTATTTTCAATAGTTTAAATTCTGTAAATCAATTTATTGCAACTAATAATGAATTGGAAGCGAATCAATATCTAACTAAATTTTCAAAATTAATGCGTGGCGTCATGGAAAATTCTGCCGAAGATTTTATTCCGTTTCAGCAGGAAATAGATTTACTTCAGAATTATCTGGCGCTAGAAAAAACACGTTTTGCAGATAAATTTGATTATGAAATTATCGTCGACGAAGATGTAAACCAACAGAATCTACAAATTCCAGGAATGATGATTCAGCCTTTTTTAGAAAATGCAATTTGGCACGGTTTGCGGTACAAAACTGAAAAAGGATTTCTGAAACTCAGTTTTAAAAAAGAAAATCAGCAGTTAAAAATAGAGATAAAAGATAACGGTATTGGTATCGAAGACAGCAAAAAGCAGAAAACCATGCATCAGAAAAACAGAGAAGGTAGAGGGATGAAAAACACGCTTGAAAGAATACGTCTTCTCAATGATTTGTACAGAAAAAATATCGTTTGCTCTGTAAAAGACTCTCCGGATGGAGTTCTCGTTCAAATTTTAATGAATTTTTAAAAGTAAAACATGATCATTAATCTAAACCTGAAAACATGAAAATAAAATCTGTCATTATAGACGATGAAAAAATTGCAAGGGATGTTCTCAGGAATTATCTCACAAAATATTGTCCACAGATTGAGATTTTGGGTGAAGCAGAAAACATAAAACAAGCCGTACCTTTAATCGAGGAAAAAAAACCGCAACTGCTTTTTCTGGATGTAGAAATGCCTTTCGGAAATGCGTTTGATGTGCTAGAAGCAACAAGTGAATTTTCTTACGAAACTATTTTTGTCACTGCGTTTTCGCAATATTCTCTTCAGGCTTTAAACAAATCTGCAAGCTATTATATTTTGAAACCAATAGATATTCAGGAACTTATACTGGCGGTAAATAAAGTTGCAGAAAGTTTGGAAAAGAATGAAGACATCAACCGAACCAAAATTTTACTGGAAAATTTAAAGTTAAAACCGGAAAAACAACAATTGATTTTGCCAACTCTTCAGGGTTTTGATGTTGTAAAAACAGAAGATATTGTAAGACTTCAGGCAGATGGAAATTTCACGCAGGTCTATCTCACAGACGGATCGAAAAAGATGGTCTGTAGATTTCTTAAACATTTTGATGATTTGCTGGAAACTCCTTTTGTAAGAGTTCACCGTTCTCATATCATCAACGCCAGTTTTGTAAAGTCATACCATAAAAATGGTACAGCAACTTTATCTGATCATACCGAAATTGAAGTTTCAGGCAGTTTTAAAGATAATTTTCTTAAGGTTTTCTCATAAAGTGAAGCTTAGAAATGACAAGTTTTGATTTCGTAAAAATCTTAATTGTTATATTAAACTACATAGGCATCATTTTTGAATTTTTAATTTAACAATAGTAATTTATTATGAAAACTTTTCAAAAAATAGCCATTCCGCTTTCTTTAGGTATTTTCGGACTACTGGTTCTTAGTTCTTGCTCGGTAGGAATTACAAAAGGCGCAACTGCCGTAAAAAATTTCGATTCTGATAAATATCTGGGTAAATGGTATGAGATTGCACGTTTCGACTATAAATTTGAGAGAAATCTTGACAATGTGACCGCCGATTATTCGCTAAATCCAGACGGAAGCATTAAAGTTCAAAACAGAGGTTACAATTATGTTAAAAAAGAATGGAAAGAATCTATAGGTGAGGCGAAATTTGTGAATGAAAAAACGGAAGCAAGACTGAAAGTGTCGTTTTTTAAACCGATCTGGGCAGGTTATAATGTAATTGATATTGATGATAATTATCAAAATGCATTAGTGGTAGGGAACAGTACAAAATACATTTGGATCTTGTCGAGAAACAAAGAAATTCCAAAAAGCATCAGAGAAAGATTTTTAGCAAAAGCTCAGAAATTGGGTTATAAAACAGAAGATCTGATTTGGGTAAAACATAATTAATCATCATTGCGAATAATGAAATGAATATTCAAACCTAACAGATGTCTAAGATTTGTTAGGTTTTTTTTTGTCCAAATCTTAATTCAAATTTTTATATTCTTTCCATTCCTGAAAACGATGATCAATTATTTGTTTCATCACATCATAATTTTCATAAGTATCTTCAATATGATAAAATGTTTCATACTCATAATCGTTTTCCTCGGCGATGCTGTCAAAAATATTAATGTAATCTGTAGCAAATGAACTGAATTTATCACTGAAATCTGTCTCGTCTACGTAATAATCTTTTGCAAAAGCATTTCCCATTTCGATGAGATCATACTCGGAAAATTTTCCGTCTAATGCATCAATGACAAAATCGGCTCCGGTTATTTCGCGTCTCTTGAGGCTTTCACATTCATTTTGGTGGTCTTCCATTAATTCTTCAGAGTGAAAATTATTAGTAACGCACCAATTAATAAACATTCCTGTGTGGGTTGCTCCATTTTTTTTGTCTAATTCTGCGGGAAAATCTCCGCTGTAATGCCATGACGCATCATCATATTTTGTCATACTATTCTAGATAATTTCTGCCAGTTGAAACCAAAGATAATAAAATTCATTTTCTTTTGTTCACTACATAGATTTTCACGTCATTTGTAATGAAATTTTTTCAAATTTAAACTATGCAAAATGCAGTCCTTATAACCATTGGTGACGAGATTTTATCAGGAAATACCGTTGATACCAATTCGAATTTTATTGCTACCGAACTCAAAAACATAGGAGTTAAAGTCGTTCAGATTTTCACTATTTCAGATGATATTGAAACTATTAAAAATACCTTAAAATCTGCCTTTGAAATCGGAGATTTAGTCATCACAACCGGAGGTTTGGGGCCAACGAGAGATGATAAAACAAAGAAAGCACTTGCTGAATTTTTTCATGATGAAATTGCTTTGGATGAAGTCACTTTCGAACATTTGAAAGGTTATATGGAAAGGCGTGGACGAACAGAAATTTTAGAAAGAAACCGCGAACAGGCTTTTGTGCCTACAA
It contains:
- a CDS encoding MFS transporter, with the protein product MFDKRILPLAIGGLAIGTTEFTIMGLLPDIAKTLEITIPQAGHLIAAYAMGVVIGAPILIGYSVKFPPKKVLLVLMVIFTIFNALSAIAPDYNSMLIIRFMSGLPHGAFFGVGTVVASRMAGKGKEALYISLMFTGLTVANLAMVPLVTYIGHAFHWRWYFAIVGILGLATLLALKLWLPAIDKKEDSHFLEELKFLKGKQSWLVLMITAIGFGGLFTWFSYITPLMTVVSKVENSYMAYVMILAGGGMVVGNLAGGFLSDKMGPEKTCVLLLFLMMCSLSGVFFLSEYQSISLILTFICGALSMSVAAPINIMMMKAAPKSEMMAAAFMQAAFNIANAMGAFLGGIPLEYGLPYNYPSLVGVGMTIIGLIISIFYFYLYRASNNATQKDNVANCITCDQ
- a CDS encoding IS982 family transposase → MNLKDKITNIFVQIDDFCKEFDAQIKKLKLDALGDSKKRRNRNSKMSDSEIITIMIGFHLGAHKTFKHYYKEIVCGYWKDLFPNSLSYNRFIELQQRCFVVFALFLKEKCLGKCTGISFMDSTTLKVYRNQRIHNHKVFKGLAERGKSSMGWFYGFKLHLVCNEKGELLSFYVTKGNVDDRNPTHIKKMTKQLFGKLFADKGYLSKTLWEMLFADGIQLFTKLRKNMKNHIMTMEDKILLRKRAIIETINDELKNHCQVEHTRHRSVNNFIMNILGGLTAYCFFPKKPSLNLKKVNDGQLFLNLD
- a CDS encoding SpoIIAA family protein — protein: MISIINDAPENVAAFNATGDVTKEDFENLVIPYVKKKVEEFDELNYLLYLDTDLSNFTMGAWLQDVFLGIKNITKWNRAAIVTDKEGVQNFTDIFSVLMPGEFKSFPKENLYNALFWCHNGNEVEV
- the lipA gene encoding lipoyl synthase, translated to MENLVQDTTVQKPKWIRVKLPTGKNYRELRTLVDKYKLNTICQSGSCPNMGECWGEGTATFMILGNICTRSCGFCGVKTGKPMDVNWDEPEKVARSIKLMKIKHAVLTSVDRDDLKDMGSILWGETVNAVRRISPGTTMETLIPDFQGLTKHLDRMVDVAPEVISHNMETVKRLTREVRIQAKYERSLEVLRYLKEAGQNRTKTGLMLGLGENKDEVFQTIEDIKNANVDVITMGQYLQPTKKHLPVKKFITPEEFDEFGDFARSLGFRHVESSPLVRSSYHAEKHIH
- a CDS encoding NAD(P)/FAD-dependent oxidoreductase; its protein translation is MDLKSNEPFWLLKNGLISSYPSLKTDEICDVLIIGGGITGSLIAHQMVKDGYKTILIDKREICNGSTSATTSMLQYEIDIPLYRLIEMIGEKGAVESYKACSKSIDTIEKIVKEIKSRSGFKRKQSLYFAAKKKDVRWLQKEYEVRKKNGFDVTWIDPDEIEERFSFQNTHGAILSKQGASIDAFKFSHELLRFSLSKGLKIFDKTEMRSVKYLKDHNLALTKDGFNIKAKKIIYCVGYESTNFIKEKFVNLKSTFAMVSEIDKHTFKNMEQTLVWNTDHPYVYMRSTDDERLLIGGGDEDFVDPEKRDSMLDKKEKEILKNLKRIKPDYHFYTDFIWAGTFGETKDALPYIGEHENFKNSYFVLGFGGNGITFSVTGMEMASAYMKNKKHKLSEYFKFGR
- a CDS encoding AraC family transcriptional regulator, which gives rise to MKIQKEIIDFEEDKSFKIFEASMKHRFFWHYHPEIELVYVEAISGIRHVGKDISGFMESDLLLVGSNVPHLNFDYGIKTEYKQIVLQLKENFLDEMILPVPEFDDIKKLLDRSYLGLSFYGETKKNVSRKLHLIKEKNPFKSLIALMEVLQILSQSTEVIELNKEDTRVKWFLNDKIRMGTIYDYINENYDKNPNVNVIAEMVSLSTPAFCRYFKKQTNMTFTDFVNNYRINQAKMLLLQNLCISEVSFQVGFESLSYFNKLFKNHIGETPTSFKKKHLNKVES